A single genomic interval of Labrus mixtus chromosome 6, fLabMix1.1, whole genome shotgun sequence harbors:
- the tspan14 gene encoding tetraspanin-14: MYYYRYENAEVSCCYKYLMFSYNIIFWLAGVAFIAAGFWAWSEKGVLLDLTQVTRLHGFDPVWLVLAVGGITFILGFAGCVGALRENICLLKFFSGVIGFIFILELTAAVLAVVFQSQVRQWINDFFLANIKAYRDDIDLQNLIDSLQRMNHCCGAQEPNDWDLNIYFSCNDTHRSRERCGVPFSCCITDPADSVVNTQCGYDVRNKPKRDWTEHIFTKGCIPALEDWLPGNLYTVAIVFIVISLLQMVGIYLARTLISDILKVKFNY, translated from the exons ATGTACTACTATCGATATGAGAATGCTGAGGTCAGCTGCTGCTACAAATATCTGATGTTTAGCTACAACATCATCTTTTGG ctggCTGGAGTTGCTTTCATTGCAGCTGGTTTCTGGGCATGGAGTGAAAAG GGAGTCCTGTTAGATCTTACCCAGGTGACCCGGCTGCATGGTTTTGACCCGGTCTGGTTGGTTCTAGCAGTAGGTGGGATCACCTTCATCCTGGGCTTTGCCGGCTGTGTGGGAGCTCTAAGAGAAAACATCTGTCTGCTTAAGTTT TTTTCTGGTGTGATTGGCTTCATCTTCATCTTGGAGCTGACGGCTGCAGTTCTGGCAGTTGTTTTCCAGAGCCAGGTCAGACAGTGGATCAACGACTTCTTCCTAGCAAACATCAAAGCGTACAGAGATGACATTGACCTGCAGAACCTCATTGACTCTCTACAGAGGatg AACCACTGCTGTGGAGCTCAGGAGCCAAACGACTGGGATCTGAATATTTATTTCAGTTGTAATGATACCCATCGCAGTCGAGAGAGGTGTGGAGTTCCGTTTTCCTGCTGCATCACTGATCCTGCT GACTCGGTGGTGAACACTCAGTGTGGCTATGATGTTCGAAACAAACCAAAG AGAGATTGGACTGAACATATCTTCACTAAAGGCTGTATCCCTGCGTTGGAAGACTGGTTACCTGGAAACCTCTACACAGTAGCAATTGTGTTCATCGtcatctctctgctgcag ATGGTGGGGATCTACCTTGCGAGGACTCTGATCTCTGACATATTGAAGGTCAAATTCAACTACTGA